One segment of Neobacillus endophyticus DNA contains the following:
- a CDS encoding phosphatase PAP2 family protein → MQQKGKIVGALFFLLTIPALMLLYPYLNTSDCGVHSFVTSLDKSIPVIKIFVIPYTAWVGYIALTLIYICFKDYRLAIRTILVFDLGLIICFIIYYFFQTEGPVRPVITGQDVLSRMLQYIYSIDHPYNSFPSIHAMSSYLMIRSIRNCSWKNKWHQWIIRIFSTSIILATMFIKQHVMMDVIDAILLVECLFKSVEFVYGWLFLQGRALKNAVKKPSSYSA, encoded by the coding sequence ATGCAACAGAAAGGGAAAATAGTTGGTGCACTTTTTTTTCTGCTCACAATACCAGCACTTATGTTATTATATCCTTATTTGAATACATCAGATTGCGGGGTTCATTCATTCGTTACAAGTTTGGACAAATCCATTCCGGTTATAAAAATTTTTGTTATTCCATACACTGCCTGGGTGGGATACATCGCCTTAACATTGATCTATATATGTTTTAAAGACTATAGGCTTGCAATCAGAACAATCCTAGTTTTTGATCTGGGATTAATAATCTGTTTTATTATTTATTATTTTTTTCAAACAGAAGGCCCAGTACGCCCAGTGATTACCGGGCAGGATGTTCTTTCAAGAATGCTGCAATACATTTATTCAATTGACCATCCATATAATAGTTTTCCAAGTATACATGCCATGAGCAGTTATTTAATGATAAGATCAATAAGGAACTGTTCATGGAAAAACAAGTGGCACCAGTGGATCATAAGAATTTTCTCCACTTCCATTATTTTGGCAACCATGTTTATTAAGCAACATGTTATGATGGACGTTATTGATGCCATCTTACTGGTAGAATGTTTATTTAAGAGTGTGGAGTTTGTATATGGCTGGTTATTCTTACAAGGCAGAGCATTAAAGAATGCTGTCAAAAAACCGAGTTCATATTCGGCATAG
- a CDS encoding MGDG synthase family glycosyltransferase, translating to MNKKILIISSDHTGHGHKSIAESLQEKMNLNKEMEMHVVDGFALGGTALLNIGKSYAPITRYSAQLWNAIWHFSAMNSILVDKFVEVMIRNNFLSVLNEVKPDLILSIHPNFNGSIINILHKENIRIPFGTLIADLVNIYPLWADPRADFILSPTEEAKEKCLEFGVPEEKINVVGFPVRERFHIDSDKRSGEASTMNFLMMSGGEGVGNMSAIAEELLNHFDCTVSIIAGRNEKLKLELETSLKDRFGDRAKIYGFVKNIQDLMLSADIAITRGSPNVMFESVATNLPIIITTALPGQEKDNPWFAEKHNLGVYCQHTENLISIIEDLLDDDGKRLAAIKESQRNFINKHAAEEILNFLQSAEKAEYEPVKKKFAFRFAFAPNK from the coding sequence ATGAATAAAAAAATCCTTATTATCTCATCTGATCATACAGGTCATGGGCATAAAAGTATTGCTGAATCATTACAAGAAAAAATGAATCTCAATAAAGAAATGGAAATGCATGTAGTGGATGGTTTTGCATTAGGTGGTACAGCTTTATTAAATATTGGCAAATCCTACGCTCCAATAACTCGTTATTCTGCACAGCTATGGAATGCAATTTGGCATTTTTCTGCAATGAATTCCATTTTGGTAGATAAATTTGTGGAAGTAATGATTAGGAACAATTTTCTGTCTGTGTTGAATGAAGTAAAACCAGATTTGATTTTATCTATTCATCCAAATTTCAATGGTTCAATAATTAATATTCTGCATAAAGAAAACATTCGTATTCCGTTTGGCACACTTATTGCTGACCTAGTCAATATTTATCCATTATGGGCGGATCCAAGGGCAGATTTTATCCTTAGTCCTACAGAAGAGGCCAAGGAAAAATGTTTAGAATTTGGCGTTCCTGAGGAAAAAATCAATGTCGTTGGATTTCCTGTTCGAGAAAGATTTCATATTGATTCAGACAAACGGAGCGGCGAAGCATCGACGATGAATTTCTTAATGATGAGCGGTGGTGAAGGTGTTGGCAATATGAGTGCCATTGCCGAGGAACTTCTTAATCATTTTGATTGCACAGTAAGCATCATTGCAGGCAGAAATGAAAAATTGAAATTGGAATTGGAAACATCTTTAAAAGATCGTTTTGGTGATCGGGCTAAAATTTACGGATTTGTTAAGAACATTCAAGATTTGATGTTGTCAGCAGATATTGCGATTACAAGAGGCAGCCCGAATGTTATGTTTGAGTCAGTTGCGACAAACCTGCCAATTATTATTACAACAGCTTTACCAGGGCAGGAAAAAGATAATCCATGGTTTGCTGAAAAGCATAATTTGGGTGTTTATTGCCAACATACAGAAAATCTTATTTCTATTATTGAGGATTTATTAGACGATGATGGGAAACGGTTAGCTGCAATTAAAGAGTCACAAAGAAACTTTATAAATAAGCATGCAGCAGAAGAAATATTAAATTTTCTACAATCAGCGGAGAAAGCTGAGTATGAACCTGTGAAGAAAAAATTTGCGTTTCGTTTTGCTTTTGCACCTAATAAGTAA
- a CDS encoding DUF4405 domain-containing protein, with amino-acid sequence MYFTHILLNWKWVANVTRKLFDPKLPWRTRGSYALNLLLLISMSFVIISGILISKVVFPNIHVTNQMWFHVTHIAVSFLVLLLVGIHVGLHWQWIVNVWRKIWRVKSSAAWGRYAARALTVLVLLFGVYEINSTNFVNQLSGVSSVFGMSTQNMAGHNDGDFHKPMDGMKPFDGNMPANSTTKSNQQNGQANSNAAQDFRANIKHDGEGGGGSVNVFGVISTYTGIMALFVIITYYLKKLFGRKKKKDKSN; translated from the coding sequence ATGTATTTCACCCATATTCTCTTGAACTGGAAATGGGTAGCAAATGTTACTCGGAAGTTGTTTGACCCGAAATTACCTTGGAGGACAAGAGGCAGCTACGCTTTGAATCTTTTATTATTAATTTCTATGTCCTTTGTCATCATAAGTGGAATTCTTATTTCTAAAGTTGTTTTTCCAAATATCCATGTTACGAACCAAATGTGGTTCCATGTTACCCATATTGCTGTCTCCTTCTTAGTGTTATTGTTAGTTGGGATACATGTAGGGCTTCACTGGCAATGGATTGTGAATGTATGGAGAAAGATTTGGCGGGTTAAATCCTCTGCAGCTTGGGGCCGCTATGCAGCAAGAGCACTAACCGTCCTTGTCCTTCTCTTTGGGGTGTATGAAATAAATAGCACCAATTTTGTGAACCAACTATCAGGTGTATCATCTGTGTTTGGAATGAGTACACAGAATATGGCTGGACATAATGACGGCGATTTTCATAAGCCCATGGACGGCATGAAACCATTTGACGGAAATATGCCCGCCAACAGTACAACCAAATCCAATCAACAAAATGGCCAGGCTAATTCAAATGCCGCTCAGGATTTCAGGGCTAACATAAAGCATGACGGCGAAGGTGGCGGAGGTTCCGTTAATGTGTTTGGTGTTATCTCCACCTACACTGGGATTATGGCTCTGTTTGTAATCATTACGTATTATTTGAAAAAACTATTCGGAAGAAAGAAGAAAAAAGATAAATCAAACTGA
- a CDS encoding YisL family protein, whose product MSTSIHITAWAIGIILFLVTFFMYKNKNPKSKMLHMIVRLLYIIIFITGFLLFWGVMKQINNHYQMLYGFKMLGGLWVIAAMEITLVSISKGKNPAAGWIQFIIAFLIVLYLGLSLPLGWYEFK is encoded by the coding sequence ATGTCCACAAGTATACATATCACAGCATGGGCCATAGGCATTATACTGTTTCTAGTTACGTTCTTCATGTATAAAAACAAAAATCCAAAGTCGAAAATGTTACATATGATTGTACGCCTTCTGTACATCATAATTTTTATTACAGGATTTTTGCTGTTCTGGGGAGTTATGAAACAAATAAACAATCATTATCAAATGTTGTACGGGTTTAAAATGCTCGGAGGGTTATGGGTGATTGCTGCCATGGAAATCACATTGGTTAGCATCAGTAAAGGGAAGAATCCTGCAGCCGGCTGGATTCAATTTATCATTGCATTTCTTATCGTCCTGTATTTAGGCCTAAGCCTTCCATTAGGATGGTATGAATTTAAATAA
- a CDS encoding sulfite reductase subunit alpha: MQLTVANPNNNKEDKTAQTAFSRTNPFPAKILKNVNLNGDGSSKETRHIEFSLKGSGLSYVPGDALGIVPANDPELVASLMEEMKWDPEMTITINKQGETLPLKEALTNHFEITLLTKKIIQQAAQLTENEELQKLASPENVDQLKEYIYGRDLLDLLRDFGPWKADAQEIVGLLRKMPPRLYSIASSLSAHPDEVHLTIGTVRYNSHGRDRKGVCSVQCAERRLEGDTLPVFIQPNKHFHLPESHDQDIIMVGPGTGIAPFRSFIEERAVNKASGRSWLFFGDQHAATDFLYREELEQYQKEGVLTKLDTAFSRDSAQKVYVQHKMLENSKELYAWLENGANFYVCGDKEHMAKDVHNALIEVIANEGTMSQEDAEAYLNNLQKQGRYQRDVY; encoded by the coding sequence ATGCAACTAACTGTAGCAAACCCTAACAATAACAAAGAGGATAAAACGGCACAAACTGCATTTTCAAGAACAAATCCGTTTCCTGCAAAAATACTTAAAAATGTTAATTTAAATGGTGATGGATCCAGTAAAGAAACAAGACATATTGAGTTTTCGTTAAAGGGTTCCGGCCTTTCTTACGTTCCTGGTGATGCCCTAGGTATTGTCCCTGCAAATGATCCGGAATTAGTTGCCTCCCTTATGGAAGAAATGAAATGGGATCCTGAAATGACCATTACAATTAATAAGCAAGGCGAAACTCTCCCATTAAAGGAAGCGCTGACAAATCATTTTGAAATAACATTATTAACCAAAAAAATTATACAACAAGCAGCTCAATTAACAGAAAACGAAGAGTTACAAAAGCTTGCATCCCCAGAAAATGTAGATCAATTGAAAGAATATATTTATGGCCGTGATTTGCTTGATTTATTACGTGATTTCGGTCCATGGAAAGCAGATGCTCAAGAGATTGTCGGATTGCTTAGAAAAATGCCGCCAAGACTCTATTCAATCGCCAGCAGTTTAAGTGCACATCCAGATGAAGTACATTTAACGATCGGTACGGTACGCTATAACTCCCACGGCCGAGACCGTAAAGGGGTTTGTTCAGTTCAATGTGCAGAGCGGAGGTTAGAAGGTGATACATTACCTGTATTCATTCAACCAAATAAGCATTTCCACCTTCCTGAATCCCATGACCAAGATATTATCATGGTCGGTCCTGGAACTGGAATTGCTCCGTTCCGTTCCTTTATCGAGGAGCGTGCAGTAAATAAAGCATCTGGTAGAAGCTGGCTGTTCTTTGGTGACCAGCATGCTGCAACAGACTTCTTATACAGAGAAGAATTGGAGCAATATCAGAAAGAAGGCGTTCTAACAAAATTAGATACAGCTTTCTCACGTGATTCAGCGCAAAAAGTATATGTACAGCACAAAATGCTGGAAAACAGCAAAGAATTATATGCCTGGCTGGAAAATGGAGCGAACTTCTATGTGTGCGGTGATAAAGAACATATGGCAAAGGATGTCCACAACGCACTAATTGAAGTAATTGCCAATGAAGGCACGATGAGCCAGGAAGATGCCGAAGCATATTTGAACAATTTGCAAAAACAAGGCCGCTATCAGCGTGATGTCTATTAA